GGTCAGCCCGAAGTCCATCCCGTGGTTGTTAGCCATGCTGACTACATCCACCCCGCTGCGGCGCAGGCCTCCAAGTACGCGGCGCGGCGAACGAAACGTGAACGCCTTGGATTCAGGGGTACCACGCTGAGTGATCGCGGTCTCCAGGTTCAGCAGAACTAGGTCCGCGTCACGGAACACGCGCTTGTACGGACCGACGAATCGGCGGGGATCGGAGATCAACCTCCCGGCGAGGGGTCCCTCCGCATAGGAGTCGCCCGCGAAGGCGATCGTGATCGGTTCTTTCGTCGTGGGTGAATCCCCCTCGCCGACCCAAGCATTGCCCTGCGCCGAAAGCGTGGTGGCCGCAGTAGGCAGCGAACCAGCTTCCTGCTCCGACTGGCTCTGGACCGCTGGGCTGTCGGCAGCTGGCGTATCCACGGGCACAGGCGACTCTAGTGCCCGGCGCTCAGGTCCTATGGATTGCGAGCAAGCGGCAAGAGACACAGACAGGCTCGCTCCACACAGCACGAGAACCCATCGTCGCAGCATGTTGCCCCCAATAGCCCTTGGTGCATGATGCCTCAGGAAGTGCCGTAGGCCGAACACCGTGGACGTGTCGCTCATCAGTTTGACCGTGGATCCTCCGCCAGGGTCCGCCACAACCGCACGGGCGACCGCTGTCGGCCCACAACTTCCCACCACACGTGCTCCGGCGGTACGCGCAGAGCGTCAGCAGCCGATCCTGCCACGACGGCCCAGTCGTCTGACTGGAGTTCGTTGAGCAGCTGACCCGGGCCCCAGCCGGCGTACCCAACGAACAGGCTTATGTCCGCGGCCAACGGAGACTGTTCCTCTAGAGAATCAAGATCGACCGCGCAAAGCCCTACAAACAGCGGCCGGGACGAACACTCAGGGACTTGATCTGAGTCTCCTATCGCCAGGACTGAATCGGATCCGACCGGGCCTCCCTGCCGAATCCGAGCCCGGGACAGAAGCCAGGACGGGAACGGCAGCTCGCCCGCTTCCAAAGACGCGGGGCGGTTCAGCACGAGCCCCACAGCCCCGTCCTGTTCCACCTGCACGAGCAGAACGATGGTCCGACGGAAGTTTGGGTCGAGCAGCGACGGCGCCGAGACGAGCAGATCCCCAGATACTGGCTCGCGCGCCGAACCTCTCGCAGAGGGCTCCGTTCCGGTCACGTGTCCATTGTCCGCCTTGGCGAGCACTTCGCCCACGCGGCGCCCGTCTGAGACAGGATCAGGCGATCCCCAACGTCTGCGAACAGATGGCGTCCGCGATTTCGGAGGCGCACAAGCGCGCACCTTCTCCGCGACGCCGCGGATACTCCGCTATCGCGATTCTGGCGTAGATACGCTCCCTGTCCTCCTCCGTCAGCCCACCCCAAACGCCATAAGGTTCACGGGAACGAATCGAGTAGTCAGCGCACTCGATTCGTACGGCGCAGCCCGCGCAAACGGCCTTGGCCGCGCGATCGCGCCTGACCCTGGCAAGTCCGCGCTCGTTCGGCGGGTGGAAGAACAGCGTCTCGTCAACGTCTCGACAGGAACCATGGTCCTGCCATTGCCAGACGGCATCTTTCGGTACTCGCGCCAGCGGCTGTTGTGGCATTTGGACCTCCCCGCGACTCTCGCAAGACCAATCACTTGATGAACACAAACTAGCTCTGCGGAGCGCGAAAGTCATCACTTCCCGTAAGAGACCTGTCACACATGGTGATTCCTCACTCTTTGGGCGCAAAGTCCGATGTCTGATTCGACCGGAATGTCCGACCAGACCCGATTTCCTCCGATCGTCGAGCGGCCGTACGGCCAGCCTCTGCCCTCCAGGTGGCGACGGAGCTCGCGAGTCGGCAGGATCGCCTTATCTGGTGGCGCCGATCGCCCGCCCTGAGCATGTGACAAGCGGGAAAGGAACGCACATGGTTCTCCACGTCGACTCCGAAGTCGGGAAGCTCGAGCAGGTGATGCTCCACGAGCCTGGCCTGGAGCTGGACCGTCTGACGCCGCAGAACTGCGACGAGCTGCTCTTCGATGACGTCATGTGGGCCAGGAAGGCGCGCGAAGAGCATCGCTCCTTCGTCGATCAACTTAGGGAGAAGGGCGTCACGGTTCACTTGTTCCGCGACAAGCTCGGCGAGGCTCTTGAGATCCCGGAGGCACGCGAGTTCCTCCTCGACAGACTCGTCAACAAGTACACGTGTGGCCGCCATCTCGTCGCTCCCCTCCGCGAGATGGGTGAGGCCGCTACCGGGGCCGCCCTGGCCTCCTTCGCGATCGGCGGCGTTCTGAAGT
Above is a genomic segment from Candidatus Nanopelagicales bacterium containing:
- a CDS encoding YqgE/AlgH family protein, with protein sequence MTGTEPSARGSAREPVSGDLLVSAPSLLDPNFRRTIVLLVQVEQDGAVGLVLNRPASLEAGELPFPSWLLSRARIRQGGPVGSDSVLAIGDSDQVPECSSRPLFVGLCAVDLDSLEEQSPLAADISLFVGYAGWGPGQLLNELQSDDWAVVAGSAADALRVPPEHVWWEVVGRQRSPVRLWRTLAEDPRSN
- a CDS encoding WhiB family transcriptional regulator, with the translated sequence MPQQPLARVPKDAVWQWQDHGSCRDVDETLFFHPPNERGLARVRRDRAAKAVCAGCAVRIECADYSIRSREPYGVWGGLTEEDRERIYARIAIAEYPRRRGEGARLCASEIADAICSQTLGIA